DNA from Brassica napus cultivar Da-Ae chromosome C4, Da-Ae, whole genome shotgun sequence:
GTACGACGTGCCTGCCAGATTCAAtaaagatcaaaccctaaaCGCGATTACAaactgaagatgatgatgattgagATACCTGTACTCGTAAGTATCATCGAAGTATTTGTCAGAGTATTCGATCCGAGCCATCCTCTTTATAAAAAACTGAGCACAAAAGATGAATCTGAAGGAGAATGGAGGCGAAAGGGAATATAAAGGATTGGGGGCAGAGATGTAATTAATGACAGAATATTCAATTTTGAGCAACGGCTGTGTTCTTTTGAGTTTGAAATTCTTTGGAGCCGCTCCTTCCCGCTCACTCAGTGAATGCCCTAAAATGTGATTTACGGTTTTAAttgtaaaccaaaccggttcATTCTCCTGGTTCTGTGTATCCCACTTTCCCGTTTCTATTTCTACAACTTGCTTTTACAAATCAATCTCCCTCCAATCATGGCTACAATCTTTGACTACTTTGATTACATTTGAATTAGTTTCCATTTGGTTTTTAGTTCTTAGAATTTTAAACCACGGTTGAAGGATGTTTACTTGATTTTAGTTTGATGTCTCACCATCCTCCCTAGCAACACAtgggtttagattttatattGGGAGATAGAAGAGACTGACTTCATGTGATTAAGAACATTCgttttcatcatatttattgTTCTTGgcattatatacaaaaaaaaattagattcatAAGAAACCCCAAAAGAATATACCCAATAGCTTAGACTCACTTACTTCCCACACTTGTTTTCTCCTCTACTCTTCTACCAAAAACCAAATCCTCTtaaaaaaaaccttttctgttGTCTCTTTCAATTGTTGAGAAAGACAACACATTAGGAGAAATACCTGTACACGAATACTAACCGAACTACTGCATTATATCAATTATACTAGAATATAAAAAAGGCATCAAACCGATCCAAAGgctttcaaaaagaaaaagaaaaaacaaagacaCCCTTGAGAGTGATTTACTGCTCCATACTGTCCTCCTCAGGTTTATTCATGGCAGGTACTGTCTTTCTCAGCATAGATGTTCCATGAAATACCATCACCGAGAAGTCTCTTCTGTATTCTTTCATCTAAACAAACATCAAGTTATCAGAGACGTGATTCAGTTAAAGAGTTAAATACAGCTTTATTATTAGAGATATACCTCCTCTTCGGTCATCTTGGTGAACCCGAATTTGTCAGTCCATATCGATTTGGCTTCATCTGCTGCTGGTAGCACGAGATGTTTCACGTTCAGGGACCCAAGTAGCCTCTCGATGCAATCAAACAGACATTGGAAGTAGCCCTACAGTGAGCAAACCAAAGAAAAATAACATCAAACTCTCAAAAAAACAGTAGGAGCATCGCAAGCATTTCATCTCTTAAACCAATCAGATCATAATGCGCGAGATCATAATACATATTCATCATTCCCACATTCTTAAACCATTTAAAGCAAACACAGGCACAGGGATACGTGAGTTCAACAACAAAGCTAAATTACCTGCCCTTGACAATCTCGGCTGGTAGCAACCAGAGGGAGTTCCGCGAGTTCAGACCCAAATACCCTAAAGATTCCCACGGAAACAATCACCCCACTGCACCAGCAAGAGACAAATACAACACACAAATTAACAAAGATGAAATAGGCTACAAACAAAACATAGACTGCCAAGGAATCAGAATCTTACTCCACAGTCAACATAGTGCAGTACATGCCGCTGAAATCTTGGCCTTTTGACTTCCTTCTGTTCCACACCCAAAGTGGTTCATCAGCTAATTGGTATAATGAGCATGCAGAATAATCCACTAAAGTGGTTGACCTTACTAAAATTTGCACTTACCCATACAGCATGGCTGGAATGAGATCTCCCCTGCTCCCAGATTCACTGATGGGATCAAACCGCTCCTATAGCATACCATGGTTACAAAGGACAAAAAAGAGTTAAACCTTCATATATAGAATAGAAGGGGCAAACAGCACAAAGTATGGACGGAGTTTGAAATGTGGCCGAGTTACATGAAGAATGGAGAGTGCCTTCCCAAGCAAGGCTTTGGTATCTGTATCATCCGAAGAGGTCAACCTTCCACTAAGGACCCTCCATCTTATGTCTGGAGTGGTATTGTCATCTGGACAGCTTTCTTCATTAGGATTTTGCTTCTTCCTTAGAGAGTTGTAACTAAGCTTCTCTTCTCCTCGAACTACCAAACTGTCTAATGAAGTGTTGATATTTTCGCACCCGAGGGAACAGAACCATTTATCTTCAGGTAGCTCCTGTTAAGGCATAAACATGATGAAAGATAAGGCTATcaccagagagagagaaagaaagaaagagccAAATAGGTAGAGCACCTTGAGATCAGCAATATTATGTTCTTTCAAACAGCCAACATGGAACTCCTTTTCACACTGAGAAGGAAGCATAGAAATTGAAAATGGTGAAAACCAAATGCAGATTTAAGAGACAGATGTCACAATACAGCAATTATTAAGATACCTGATCACATATTATCACAGTGCGAGCATTAAAGCCCAACCTGCAAAAACTATGGCCTCTGCAAAAGCAAAAACAATTAAGTAAAACATTAGCCAAATAAGACCTTATTAAACTACCGCATTCCAATTTGAAGAAAGTTGTTACAGGAAACTAGATTACACAAAAAGGTAACCGCCATATACTTGATAATAAAGAGAAAAAGCTCGATATTCACCTGCATAACACGCATACGCTTGGAAGCTCACTCGCAAGGGAGCTGACAATCCGAATGCATCTTGTGGTTATCTGAGCTATTGCATCAACTCCACGAACTCTACCAGCTGCAACGGCATTGGGATTGCTCTCCACGCACTTCTCTCTCTCAATCATATTCACACAATATTTGCAGGACCACCTCTCACTCGGAAGGCTTGGTAAATAAGCACATACTAGATAAATACAAAAACAGAAAAGTAGGCTACATCAAGATGACGCTCCAAAAACTCTTTACTATAGCAACAGAAGAAACCCAACAAGGAAAACTGGAAAAGTGCAAGCCACGAACCTATATGATATGATCTTGGACAAGTATCACAACACAAGAGTTCACCCCCATCCTTACAGATACTGCAAAGATCATCATTTTCACCGACGGAAAACTTCTGGTCCATTGTTAGAGCTACTGAGAGTTCATGAAGAGATACACCATTGGTTGTATAAATTTGATGAAACCTGAACATCAATCGAAGACCAACTAGTTAGTTCTAAACCTTTTTCTGTGAATCACACAATCAGCGATCTTAAGGATCAACGGCTTTAGCTACTAATTAGTATACACTTACTATTTCAAAGTACCCAGGTTCAATgtatttacagttttgtaaCATATGGGTAAAAGTGTTAATGCTCTTTGTCTACACAGTACACGGACAGATAAGGAAGAATAGTTCTTGATAATAGGTTTCCAAGGAGACTGGTCGTAGCTTCACTATAACAATCCTCAGTCTCACTGCTACTAGAGCGTGAATATGGAAATAGATGCAAAAAAAACTTACGGCTTTCGACGACTTCCACAGCCAGCATGCGCCTCAAAAGTTGAAGGACTGACCTGAtcccataaaaaaatataaaggctAATTCAGAGCCCCATAATTAATGCCAGGAAAGAAAATTTACGACATTAACGAGAGCGTACCACTGTGTCACAGCAAGAGCAGAGTATCCCAAATCCCTTCTTATAGCCGACAAGCATTTTCTGCGTCATTAACAAAATGGTTGGAACAGATAAAGTTACACAAACAGAAGAAAAGTCATTAGTCATGCCGAACAGAACAAACCTTTCCAGCGAGAAAATATCCCACTTCGGTCCCATCTGGCAGTATATCATCCTCAAAAACAAGTTTGTGCAGCCGTACATCCCTTTCAAGATGACAAAAGATGGACTGAGAACTAAAACAAAGTATGACAGACAGCAAGGAAAGAAAACAATCTAGCAGTATAGCACTAGACATAGATACATAGGTTAAGTGCTGTCACACTCATAACAACAACACTACTCACTTTCTGGTTAGTTTCCCATGGCTGTTGCTTTTGATTGAGCTGGATTTTGACTCACTCGGAGTAGTTCTTGAAACCACACCTGGCTCAGGTGACCTGTAGAACCCAAGATAAATTTAGCCTAGCTAACAAAGTAAGGTCAACAAATATGTTGATGTAATCGATATATGCAAACTCAGAAGAATTGTATGGATCCTGACAGAATTCTCTTTGCTCAGGCCACCAATTAAATGAAGAGCATATAGCAAATTTCTAATATTACATATCATATAATCATTTTCCAGAATGATGAATGACAGATTGCGAACTGATTATAATATAACAGGCCGCCTACAAGATGCAAACCCAGACGAAAGTTATGTATCTTAGCCTAAACACAAAATGCAATAAATACTACAAGAGAGAAGAAACATCGCATAGTTGACGCCACACACATAACAACAACACTCACTTTTTGGTTGGTTGTTCTCGCCTGTTACTTTGGCGAGGAGTGGACATTGGCTTTCTGGGGATGGTTTTTTTAACCACATCTGGGCTAGAAAATCTGTAGGAAATCGAGGGAAAATTTAGAATCAATCAAATCGATAAAGGTCTGAATTGTTAATGGTGTAATATATATACCCAAAAGTAAAAGTATGCATATTCCTACTTACAGAATTCTACATAAGCAACCATACAATTAG
Protein-coding regions in this window:
- the LOC106396860 gene encoding uncharacterized protein LOC106396860 codes for the protein MACPAGFSEFAKLTSRSCQVKLESGLGYGKPGRRLTRSMLKSEANADDEDHVNPEKDKGSKSEANGGEDHVNQEREAKDSCLADGGKSEANGEEDHIDQEREGKDSEDNCVDASTLVGYGKEEEIHEKNSVDPCHVDKKAMSDAVDKPLRRLTRSLVKQTSDLEEDPDSENIEPSDLGKVAVHANDVGMDDFQSLPVTTTPNKRGRPKKFIRDFPKKLKDLLDSGILDGLTVYYVRGAKMREAGTRGLKGVISGSGIMCFCGDCKGTQVVSPAVFEQHASSTNKRPPEYILLESGCTLRDVMNAFKETSYDTLEERLRLLVGPDFKKSSVCFGCQGPMVEPCETKSLFACKSCLERKEPEPHTSPSKANPLNGFSSPDVVKKTIPRKPMSTPRQSNRREQPTKKSPEPGVVSRTTPSESKSSSIKSNSHGKLTRKDVRLHKLVFEDDILPDGTEVGYFLAGKKMLVGYKKGFGILCSCCDTVVSPSTFEAHAGCGSRRKPFHQIYTTNGVSLHELSVALTMDQKFSVGENDDLCSICKDGGELLCCDTCPRSYHIVCAYLPSLPSERWSCKYCVNMIEREKCVESNPNAVAAGRVRGVDAIAQITTRCIRIVSSLASELPSVCVLCRGHSFCRLGFNARTVIICDQCEKEFHVGCLKEHNIADLKELPEDKWFCSLGCENINTSLDSLVVRGEEKLSYNSLRKKQNPNEESCPDDNTTPDIRWRVLSGRLTSSDDTDTKALLGKALSILHERFDPISESGSRGDLIPAMLYGRKSKGQDFSGMYCTMLTVDGVIVSVGIFRVFGSELAELPLVATSRDCQGQGYFQCLFDCIERLLGSLNVKHLVLPAADEAKSIWTDKFGFTKMTEEEMKEYRRDFSVMVFHGTSMLRKTVPAMNKPEEDSMEQ